In one window of Nothobranchius furzeri strain GRZ-AD chromosome 11, NfurGRZ-RIMD1, whole genome shotgun sequence DNA:
- the usp14 gene encoding ubiquitin carboxyl-terminal hydrolase 14, translating to MPVFTVNVKWGKEKFDAVELNTEEPPMVFKAQLFALTGVQPDRQKVMVKGGTLKDDEWGNIKIKNGMTLLMMGSAEALPEEPSVRPMFVEDMTEEQLASAMELPCGLTNLGNTCYMNATVQCLRSVPELKNALRKYTGALRSSGANAPAQYITAALRDLYETMDKTSSSLPPIILLQFLHMAFPQFAEKGDQGQYLQQDANECWLQMMRVLQQKLEPLEPETPMETESGSEAASASSKKNFIDQYFGVEFETTMKCTESEEEEPIKGKESQLQLSCFINQEVKYLATGLRLRLQEEITKMSPSLNRNAQYIKSSKLSRLPAYLTVQMVRFFYKEKESVNAKVLKDVKFPLMLDVYELCTADLQEKMLAVRSKFKEVEDKKLEKQQQKLLKKPDAGKEVKYEPCSFPDDLGSNNSGYYDLQAVLTHQGRSSSSGHYVGWVKRKEDEWVKFDDDKVSVVSPEDILRLSGGGDWHIAYVLLYGPRRLEILEEQ from the exons ATGCCGGTGTTTACAG TTAATGTGAAATGGGGCAAAGAGAAGTTTGATGCAGTAGAGCTCAACACCGAGGAACCACCCATGGTTTTCAAGGCTCAACTATTTGCTCTGACAGGAGTTCAACCAGACAGACAGAAGGTCATGGTGAAGGGAGGCACCCTCAAG GATGATGAGTGGGGaaacataaaaattaaaaat GGAATGACTCTACTGATGatgggctctgcagaagccctgCCTGAGGAGCCGTCTGTTCGGCCCATGTTTGTAGAGGATATGACTGAAGAGCAGCTGGCTTCAGCG ATGGAGCTTCCGTGTGGATTGACCAACTTGGGCAACACGTGCTACATGAACGCCACGGTGCAGTGTCTACGCTCTGTGCCAGAGCTTAAAAATGCTCTCAGGAA GTATACAGGTGCTTTGCGATCTTCAGGTGCAAATGCACCAGCACAATACATCACAGCAG CTCTTCGTGATTTATATGAGACTATGGACAAGACCTCTTCCAGCCTGCCACCCATTATTTTGCTGCAGTTTCTTCACATGGCCTTCCCACAGTTTGCTGAGAAGGGTGATCAAGGGCAGTACCTCCAGCAG GATGCCAACGAGTGCTGGCTCCAGATGATGAGAGTTCTTCAACAAAAGTTGGAGCCACTTGAGCCAGAGACTCCCATGgag ACTGAATCTGGGAGCGAAGCCGCCTCCGCCTCTTCAAAGAAGAACTTCATTGACCAGTATTTTGGTGTGGAATTTGAAACTAC CATGAAATGCACAGAGTCTGAGGAAGAGGAGCCGATCAAAGGCAAGGAGAGCCAGCTCCAACTCAGCTGCTTCATCAATCAGGAAGTCAAATATCTTGCAACAGGACTACGGCTG AGACTACAGGAGGAAATCACAAAAATGTCTCCGTCATTGAACAGAAATGCTCAATATATCAAATCT TCCAAGCTTAGCCGTCTCCCTGCCTACCTGACTGTTCAGATGGTCCGATTCTTCTACAAAGAGAAGGAGTCTGTCAACGCTAAAGTTCTTAAG GATGTGAAGTTCCCACTCATGCTGGACGTGTACGAGCTGTGCACggcggacctccaggagaaaatgTTGGCGGTTAGATCAAAATTTAAAGAGGTTGAGGACAAGAAGCTGGAGAAACAGCAGCAAAAG TTGCTGAAGAAGCCAGATGCAGGAAAGGAAGTGAAATATGAGCCTTGCTCTTTCCCAGATG ATCTCGGATCAAACAACAGCGGCTACTACGACCTGCAGGCTGTGCTGACTCACCAAGGTCGCTCCAGCTCATCGGGTCACTATGTAGGATGGGTCAAGAGGAAAGAAG ATGAGTGGGTCAAGTTTGATGATGATAAGGTGAGCGTGGTCTCACCTGAAGACATCCTGCGACTGTCTGGGGGCGGAGACTGGCATATAGCTTACGTTCTACTCTACGGGCCGCGTCGGCTGGAGATACTGGAAGAACAGTAG
- the thoc1 gene encoding THO complex subunit 1 isoform X1 produces the protein MSLSSFNFVDAKEKFSAASTQALAGKTCKPLIAVFNQLPGNETEKKTTLDQALRSVLGDQILEQKSCCDDYLSLIYQSINAVTEGICSATTPFVLLGDVLDCLPLDLCDKIFSFVEENVSTWKSSSFYTAGKNYLLRMCNDLLRRLSKSQNTVFCGRIQLFLARLFPLSEKSGLNLQSQFNLDNITVFNKNEQESTLGQKHADEKEDGMEVEEGEMGEDDAPAPCSIPIDYNLYRKFWTLQDYFRNPLQCYEKISWITFVKYSDETLAVFKSYKLDDMQASKRKLEELRASDGEQVYFAKFLTSEKLMDLQLSDSNFRRHILVQYLILFQYLKGQVKFKSSSCALNDDQTTWIEETTKLVFQLLRETPPDGDKFATMVEHMLSTEENWNAWKNEGCPSFVKERTVDEKPKRPTRKRQAPEDFLGKGPDRKIFMGNDELTRLWNLNHDNMEACKSDSREFMPSLDEFFAEAIEQADPANMVEEEYKVVRNPNYGWRALRLLSRRSPHFFQPTNQKFKSLADYLDTMVCKLAKELPKDLPSEEIKTGEEDDDDNGDNLLKESNDSPSIQSKLVTNQQMDDIAAKLGAQWKTLASHLEMKAAELREIETDSEDVEMQAKLLLVSWQDREGTQATVENLVSALNAAGFSQIADGLSEA, from the exons ATGTCTCTGTCCTCATTTAATTTTGTCGACGCTAAAGAGAAATTTTCG GCTGCAAGCACACAAGCACTAGCTGGTAAAACCTGCAAACCCCTAATCGCCGTGTTTAACCAACTCCCCGGCAA TGAGACGGAAAAGAAGACCACACTGGATCAGGCTTTGAGGAGTGTTCTTGGTGACCAGATT CTTGAGCAGAAATCATGCTGTGATGACTATCTGTCTCTAATCTACCAGAGCATCAATGCTGTTACTGAGG GTATCTGTTCTGCTACGACTCCTTTTGTCCTGCTGGGAGACGTTCTGGATTGCCTTCCCCTTGACTTGTGTGACAAAATATTCTCTTTTGTTGAAGAAAATGTCTCTACCTGGAAATCG AGCTCTTTTTACACAGCAGGAAAGAACTATTTGTTGAGAATGTGTAACG ATCTTTTAAGGAGGCTGTCGAAATCCCAGAATACAGTATTCTGTGGGAGAATCCAGCTTTTCCTGGCACGTCTCTTTCCTCTGTCTGAAAAATCCG GTCTCAATCTACAAAGCCAGTTTAATCTGGACAACATAACCGTGTTCaataaaaatgaacaagaaaGCACTCTTGGTCAGAAG CACGCTGATGAAAAGGAAGACGGCATGGAAGTGGAGGAAGGAGAAATGGGGGAGGATGACGCCCCGGCACCGTG TTCTATTCCGATTGACTACAACCTGTACAGAAAGTTCTGGACATTGCAGGACTACTTTAGAAATCCGTTGCAGTGCTATGAAAAAATCTCATGGATTACTTTTGTTAAG TACTCCGATGAGACTCTTGCTGTGTTCAAAAGCTACAAACTGGATGACATGCAGGCGTCAAAGAGGAAGTTGGAGGAGCTGCGAGCGTCTGATGGTGAACAGGTTTACTTTGCCAAGTTTCTCACGAGCGAAAAG CTGATGGACTTGCAGCTCAGCGACAGCAACTTCCGGAGACACATACTGGTGCAGTACCTGATCCTGTTCCAGTACTTGAAGGGTCAGGTCAAATTCAAAAG CTCAAGCTGTGCTCTGAATGATGACCAGACTACATGGATTGAGGAGACGACTAAGCTGGTGTTTCAG CTCCTCAGAGAAACTCCCCCTGATGGAGATAAGTTTGCCACCATGGTTGAG CACATGCTCAGCACGGAGGAAAACTGGAATGCCTGGAAAAATGAGGGATGTCCGAGCTTTGTGAAAGAAAG AACGGTAGACGAAAAACCTAAAAGGCCCACCAGGAAGAGACAAGCTCCAGAGGACTTCCTTGGAAAAGGGCCGGACCGAAAGATTTTCATGGGAAA tgACGAGCTAACCCGATTGTGGAACCTGAACCATGACAACATGGAGGCGTGCAAGTCAGACAGCAG AGAGTTTATGCCGTCACTGGATGAGTTTTTTGCTGAAGCCATCGAACAGGCTGACCCAGCtaacatggtggaggaggagtACAA GGTTGTGCGAAACCCGAACTACGGCTGGCGGGCCTTGAGGCTGCTGTCCAGGAGGAGTCCACACTTCTTTCAGCCGACTAACCAGAAGTTCAAGAGCCTCGCAGACTACTTGGACACTATGGTTTGCAAACTGGCTAAAGAACTGCCG AAGGATCTCCCTTCAGAGGAAATTAAAACAGGCGAAGAGGATGACGACGATAATGGAGACAATCTTCTAAAAGAAAGCAACGACA GTCCCAGCATTCAGAGCAAACTTGTAACGAACCAGCAGATGGACGACATTGCGGCTAAACTGGGTGCCCAGTGGAAGACGCTGGCCTCTCATTTGGAGATGAAGGCAGCAGAGTTGCGTGAAATCGAGACGGACAGTGAAGATGTTGAGATGCAGGCCAAACTCCTGCTGGTTTCATGGCAGGACCGAGAGGGCACACAAGCTACTGTGGAGAATTTGGTCTCCGCTCTAAATGCAGCTGGTTTTTCTCAGATCGCAGACGGCCTCAGTGAGGCTTAA
- the thoc1 gene encoding THO complex subunit 1 isoform X2, with translation MSLSSFNFVDAKEKFSAASTQALAGKTCKPLIAVFNQLPGNETEKKTTLDQALRSVLGDQILEQKSCCDDYLSLIYQSINAVTEGICSATTPFVLLGDVLDCLPLDLCDKIFSFVEENVSTWKSSSFYTAGKNYLLRMCNDLLRRLSKSQNTVFCGRIQLFLARLFPLSEKSGLNLQSQFNLDNITVFNKNEQESTLGQKHADEKEDGMEVEEGEMGEDDAPAPSIPIDYNLYRKFWTLQDYFRNPLQCYEKISWITFVKYSDETLAVFKSYKLDDMQASKRKLEELRASDGEQVYFAKFLTSEKLMDLQLSDSNFRRHILVQYLILFQYLKGQVKFKSSSCALNDDQTTWIEETTKLVFQLLRETPPDGDKFATMVEHMLSTEENWNAWKNEGCPSFVKERTVDEKPKRPTRKRQAPEDFLGKGPDRKIFMGNDELTRLWNLNHDNMEACKSDSREFMPSLDEFFAEAIEQADPANMVEEEYKVVRNPNYGWRALRLLSRRSPHFFQPTNQKFKSLADYLDTMVCKLAKELPKDLPSEEIKTGEEDDDDNGDNLLKESNDSPSIQSKLVTNQQMDDIAAKLGAQWKTLASHLEMKAAELREIETDSEDVEMQAKLLLVSWQDREGTQATVENLVSALNAAGFSQIADGLSEA, from the exons ATGTCTCTGTCCTCATTTAATTTTGTCGACGCTAAAGAGAAATTTTCG GCTGCAAGCACACAAGCACTAGCTGGTAAAACCTGCAAACCCCTAATCGCCGTGTTTAACCAACTCCCCGGCAA TGAGACGGAAAAGAAGACCACACTGGATCAGGCTTTGAGGAGTGTTCTTGGTGACCAGATT CTTGAGCAGAAATCATGCTGTGATGACTATCTGTCTCTAATCTACCAGAGCATCAATGCTGTTACTGAGG GTATCTGTTCTGCTACGACTCCTTTTGTCCTGCTGGGAGACGTTCTGGATTGCCTTCCCCTTGACTTGTGTGACAAAATATTCTCTTTTGTTGAAGAAAATGTCTCTACCTGGAAATCG AGCTCTTTTTACACAGCAGGAAAGAACTATTTGTTGAGAATGTGTAACG ATCTTTTAAGGAGGCTGTCGAAATCCCAGAATACAGTATTCTGTGGGAGAATCCAGCTTTTCCTGGCACGTCTCTTTCCTCTGTCTGAAAAATCCG GTCTCAATCTACAAAGCCAGTTTAATCTGGACAACATAACCGTGTTCaataaaaatgaacaagaaaGCACTCTTGGTCAGAAG CACGCTGATGAAAAGGAAGACGGCATGGAAGTGGAGGAAGGAGAAATGGGGGAGGATGACGCCCCGGCACC TTCTATTCCGATTGACTACAACCTGTACAGAAAGTTCTGGACATTGCAGGACTACTTTAGAAATCCGTTGCAGTGCTATGAAAAAATCTCATGGATTACTTTTGTTAAG TACTCCGATGAGACTCTTGCTGTGTTCAAAAGCTACAAACTGGATGACATGCAGGCGTCAAAGAGGAAGTTGGAGGAGCTGCGAGCGTCTGATGGTGAACAGGTTTACTTTGCCAAGTTTCTCACGAGCGAAAAG CTGATGGACTTGCAGCTCAGCGACAGCAACTTCCGGAGACACATACTGGTGCAGTACCTGATCCTGTTCCAGTACTTGAAGGGTCAGGTCAAATTCAAAAG CTCAAGCTGTGCTCTGAATGATGACCAGACTACATGGATTGAGGAGACGACTAAGCTGGTGTTTCAG CTCCTCAGAGAAACTCCCCCTGATGGAGATAAGTTTGCCACCATGGTTGAG CACATGCTCAGCACGGAGGAAAACTGGAATGCCTGGAAAAATGAGGGATGTCCGAGCTTTGTGAAAGAAAG AACGGTAGACGAAAAACCTAAAAGGCCCACCAGGAAGAGACAAGCTCCAGAGGACTTCCTTGGAAAAGGGCCGGACCGAAAGATTTTCATGGGAAA tgACGAGCTAACCCGATTGTGGAACCTGAACCATGACAACATGGAGGCGTGCAAGTCAGACAGCAG AGAGTTTATGCCGTCACTGGATGAGTTTTTTGCTGAAGCCATCGAACAGGCTGACCCAGCtaacatggtggaggaggagtACAA GGTTGTGCGAAACCCGAACTACGGCTGGCGGGCCTTGAGGCTGCTGTCCAGGAGGAGTCCACACTTCTTTCAGCCGACTAACCAGAAGTTCAAGAGCCTCGCAGACTACTTGGACACTATGGTTTGCAAACTGGCTAAAGAACTGCCG AAGGATCTCCCTTCAGAGGAAATTAAAACAGGCGAAGAGGATGACGACGATAATGGAGACAATCTTCTAAAAGAAAGCAACGACA GTCCCAGCATTCAGAGCAAACTTGTAACGAACCAGCAGATGGACGACATTGCGGCTAAACTGGGTGCCCAGTGGAAGACGCTGGCCTCTCATTTGGAGATGAAGGCAGCAGAGTTGCGTGAAATCGAGACGGACAGTGAAGATGTTGAGATGCAGGCCAAACTCCTGCTGGTTTCATGGCAGGACCGAGAGGGCACACAAGCTACTGTGGAGAATTTGGTCTCCGCTCTAAATGCAGCTGGTTTTTCTCAGATCGCAGACGGCCTCAGTGAGGCTTAA